AGGCTCGAATTCGGTGCGCGCCGGGCGGAGCCGCTCTACTGCTCGGTCGACCCCGAGCGGCATCATCGGACCGTAAGCAAGATCGTATGGGATCTGGGCTATCTCGGCACTTACAGTGCGGACCGGCAGCCGATGTTGGAAACGCTGCTGTTCGAGCCGGCGCGAAGGCTGCCGGAGCGACGGTTCGTGGTCGCCGGTTCGCAATACCCGCCCGAGATCGCTTGGCCTTCCAATGTCGAGCGGATTGAGCACCTGCCGCCTACCGACCACGCAGCCTTCTATAGCAGGCAGCGTTACACGCTGAACTTGACACGCACTTCAATGATCGCAGCAGGGTGGTCGCCCAGCGTGCGGCTTTTCGAAGCCGCGGCGTGCAGGACGCCGATCATAAGCGACCGCTGGCCCGGCCTTGAGCGCTTCTTTCCACCCTCAGCGATCCAGACGGCTGCGAGTGCGGACGATGTGAAGGAAATCCTTCTGGGACAGTCGGAGCGCGCCAGGCTCAACATGGCCAGGCAGGCTTGTTCGCTGGTCCTGGCCGGACACACCGGAGATGCTCGGGCACGCGAGTTCACGTCCGTGCTCGTGGAGCCAAGACAGACACGTCCGGTGCTCGATCTGGACGTCGAAAGTGCAGCATGACAGGCATACAGGAGAACATAGCGATGCGGCGCTCAAGAAAGGCTCAACAGACACGGACGGTGCTCGTCGCCGGCGGTGCCGGTTTCCTCGGTTCGCACCTATGCGAGGCCCTGTTTGGCGACGGCCATCGCGTGATCTGTGTCGACAACTTCCTCACCGGGCGTATGAAAAACATCACAACCCTTATCGGCCAATCGCGGTTCCGGCTGATCGAGCAGGATATCTGCACTCCACTCCAGCTCGGTGAGCCGGTCGACCATATTTTCAACCTGGCATGCGCCGCGTCGCCGCCCCGCTACCAAGCCGATCCGGTTCACACCACGCGCACCTGCGTGATCGGTACGCTCAACCTGCTCGAGCTTGCCGTGCGCGACGGCGCAAGGTTCCTGCAGGCCTCGACGAGCGAAATCTACGGCGATCCCGAACGGCATCCGCAGCGTGAGGATTATCTCGGCCACGTGAACTGCATCGGTCCGCGCGCCTGTTATGACGAAGGCAAGCGCACCGCGGAGACGCTTTGCTTCGACTATTTGCGGGCCGAGATGGCCGACGTCCGTGTCGCTCGCATCTTCAACACATACGGCCCGAGAATGGACCCTGCCGACGGCCGCATCGTCTCGAACCTAGTCATGCAGGCACTGCAAAGGCGGCCGCTGACCATATTTGGCGATGGCCGACAGACGCGATCTTTCTGTTACGTCACCGACCTTGTCGAAGGGCTGCTGCGGCTCATGGCCATTGAGCCTAATCCGCGCCAACCGCTCAATCTCGGAAACCCGGGGGAATTTACCGTCCTGGAATTGGCCGGTGTGGTCAGGGAATTGACCGGCACCCAATCGCCTATGAAATTCCTACCTTTACCGGAAGACGATCCTCGCCGGCGGCGGCCAGACATAGACCGTGCGAAGGCGCTTCTCGGGTGGTCGCCCAAGGTGCCGCTCAGGCAGGGCCTGCTGCGGACAGTCGTTTACTTTGCCGATCTCGACGACACGGCGACGGTGCCGCCGCTCGCATCGAACGCCACGCCGGACGCGGGCGGATCGGGATCTTTCAGCTCCAAGGACGCTGATCCGGCGAGCGTTCTTTTCGCCCGGACGGAACATCCGACCAAGGTTCTGGTTGGACCTGACAACCAGTTAGGAGAACATAGCCGTGCAGTCGAAGCGACCAGCCAAGGACATCGAGCAGATGGCGGACGCGGAAACCGCCGCCTTCCTGCGACGAGCCTCCATCACGTATCTCGAATGCTGCGTCAGCCTGATGATGACGCATCTCCAACGCGAAGAAGTAGCCAGCATCCTCGAACAGGAGGCTGACATGCTGCGCAGTCTGGACTGAAGCCGTGAGGCCCTAGCCACCGTTCCATTTTCGCGACTACGGCCCGGCGTTGCGCAAACCAAGAAAGGAGAACCGATATGGGTCTCAGTACAATCCTCTTCATTATTCTTATCTTGGTGCTGATCGGCGCGATCCCGGCTTGGCCGTATTCGTCAGGTTGGGGCTACGGGCCTTCAGGCCTCGTCGGCGTCATACTTATCGTCCTGGTAGTCCTGGCCCTCATGGGCCGGATTTGAGGCCGTAGCCCCGGGGCACGCCCGGTCGGAATCCTGACGAAAACGAAGTGCCGTCCTCTCTTCGCCACTTCCAGAAGATTGCCGTTGCATTAATTTTGAACAGAACTCGGAGTGCCGGCGGCCTTCTTCTCAGTATACGGACCGGTTTCGATCCAAAACGCCGCCAGAATCAGCGCAGCAGCCAAATAGAACGCGGCGGCACCCACCCACATGATCAGGCCCCCAAGCTGCTGGTCTTCCAGCGCCGTCAGACTCCATTGCGCGGCTGCCGAGTGCCTTGGAACGAACATTTCATTTTTTGAAAGAGCCAGGATCGCGCCGAGCAGCCCGGAATGCGTGGAGGTGAAGAACAGATAAAACACCGATGCACCGTAGCCTCTCCGGCGCGCTCGGCCATTGAGCAAGGCCCACCAGAAGAGCAGCGCGCTTGCCAGGAAGCTGAAATGCTGCAGCCAGTGCACCGGCTCGCTCGCAATTGCGGCATCGAAGAGAACCGGTATGTGCCATGACCAGATCGCGAGGCCGTGCAGGATCGTCGCGGACGCTGGCTCGGTCAGACCTCGCCACGCCATTCGCACAACCGGCCATCGCGCCCCGCGCGCAAGGCGCCGCCGCATGGCGTGCGGGAAGGCCCACAACATGGCGCCGAGTGGTCGCGACAACACAAGCGGAGGAGCCGCGGCGACCATCAGGACCTCGTGCTCGATCATGTGTGCCGTAAAGAGCCGCTCGCCCAATTCGTGCAGCGGCGACACGAGGGCCGCGGCAAGCGCTGCCCAACCCGTCGCGAAGCAGGCCAGTTGCCACCATGCGACTCCGCGCCCCACTCCCGCCCGCTGCCAAAGCCGCGCCATGCCACCGAGGTAGAGTAGCAACGCTAGGCCAAGCGGGATGGCGGTGATGCCGGAGAGGGACCAACCGCCAGGTACTTGATCCGCGCCATGTGCGAGCGCTACGGCTGGCGCCAGCGGCATGCATGCTGCCGAAGCAAGCGCTCTGAGCAACTGTGCTCTTCTAACGCGGAGGACGACCCGCATCAGAGCCTCGGCAGCCAATAGAGCACCGCGTAGAGCGGCAGCCACGACAGGACGACAAAATACCAGTAGAAAGCATTGTCTTCGGCATCGCTGAAGCGTTTGCCCGTTCCGTGTCGCGTGAACATAAGCACGGTCAGCACGAGCGTGTCGGCGACGTCCGTCAGCACGTGCACGCCGTGCAGACCGAGCAGAAGCCAGACAAACGAACCGTACGCGTTGTCGCTCCAGCGTACCGGCAAGACCGAAAATTCCATGATTCGCAGCCAGACAAGCGCCAGACCGACCGCGCTCATGACCAGCAAAAACAACCGCACCGAGCGCAAGCTCTCCTGCATCGCTGCTCGCTTGATCAGGAAATTCGGCAGTGCGCTGAGAACAAGGACGAGCGTGAAGAGCCCGGACCAGAACAGGTTCAAAGGAACCGCATCCTTCGCCCAATGCGTGTTGGTGACGGCCAGGTAAAGATAGCCGCCGATGCCGAGGGCGAAGCCGGTTCCCTCCAGCAGACAGAACGAGAAGGTTCCCCACCAGGGCGTGACACGCGACCCGAAGGCATAGGTCGGTAAACCGGAGACATCGATGACGCTGCGGGCCATCTAGACGTTCTCCTCGGTGGTTTTCGGCCAGAACCAGGCGACCAGCACGAGGGCGACGACGGGCGACCCCCAGGTAATCGCCCACGGTGTGTAGATCGAACCGATAAAGGCGACGGCGGTGGCGAACGCCGCCAGAAAAGGCCAGATCGATGGCGCCGGCGATTCCTCGCGAATGTCGGGATTGGCTTCGGTGACGCTAGTCACGACCAGCTCGCGCTCATCGACCTTGAGGCCGCTGACCACCGACGTGTCACTGTCCCGGTCCCATAGCGGACAGCCGCTTGCGACAGCGGGGATGCGGTCGAAATTTTGCGGCTGGGGCGGCGAGGTGGTCGCCCATTCCAGTGTGTCGGCGCCCCAGGGATTGTCGCCGGCAAGGGCACCCGAGCGGGCGCTGACGACCATGTTCCAGAGCATCAGCAGGAAGCTTGCGAAGAACAGCAGTGCACCGGCGCTGGCGAGAAGGTTGAGCCCGCCCCAACCCAACTCCGCCGGATAGGTATAGACCCTGCGTGGCATGCCGCGCAGGCCGAGCAGATGCATCGGGAAGAAGGCGACGTTGAAGCCGATGAAGGCAAGGGCGAACTGCCATTTGCCGAGTCGCTCGTCCATCAGCCGGCCTATCACCTTCGGGAACCAATAATAGACGGCCGCGACAAGCGGAAAGACAGTGCCGCCAATCAGCACATAGTGGAAATGGGCGACGACGAAGTAGGTGTCGTGCACCTGGGTATCGATTGGCACCGAGGCCAGCATCACACCCGAGAGCCCGCCGGCGACAAAGATGAAGAAGAAACCGAGCACGAAGATCAGCGGCGTCTTGAGCACCGGCTTGCCGTCCCACAGCGTCGCGATCCAGCAGAATATCTGGACGCCGTTCGGAATGGCGATCGCCATGCTGGAGGCGGTGAAGAATGCGGCGCCTACCTCGGGCAGGCCCGTCACGAACATGTGGTGGACCCACAAGCCAAACGACAGAAAGCCGATTGCAATCAGCGACAGCACCATCGGCAGATAACCGAAGACCGGCCGCCGAGAGAATGTTGCGACGATCGCGGAAACGAAGGCGGTTCCAGGCAGGAAGATGATGTAGACTTCGGGGTGGCCGAAGAACCAGAAAAGATGCTGCCAAAGCAGCGGATCGCCGCCTGTATCGGCATTGAAAAACTGCGTGCTGACCAGCCGGTCCATAATCAGCATCGATGAAGCGAGCATGACCGCCGGCATGGCGAAAATGATGATGAAGGAATGGACAAGCATGGTCCACACGAAGAGCGGAATGCGGTCGAGTGTCATGCCCGGCGCACGCTGCTTCAGCACAGTGACGACGATCTCCACCGACACCGCAAGCGCGGCGACTTCGGTAAAGGTGATCATCTGCGCCCAGTAGTCTGGCCCCTTGCCTGGAGTGAAATCCAGGTTTGCGAGGGGCACATAAGAAAACCAGCCGACGTCCGGGCGGATGCTCAACGCGAAACCGCCCCATAACATCAGCCCGCCAAACAGGTAGACATAGTAGGAGAAAGCGTTGAGACGGGGAAAGGCGATGTTGCGGGTGCCGACCATGAGCGGCACCAGATAGACGGCAAACGCCTCGCCGACCGGCACCCCGAACAGAAACATCATCGTTGTGCCGTGCATGGTGAAAAGCTGGTTGTAGAGCTCGGCGCCGACGAGATGACTGTCTGGCCGCGCAAGCTGCAGCCGCATAACGATCGCCAGGATGCCGCCGGCCAACAGGAAGGCGAAGGCCGTCACGGCATAGCGGATGCCGATAGTCTTATGATCAACCGTCGAGAGAATGCCAACCAGACCACGCGGCGTGCCCCAGGTCTTGTTCAATCTTGCGCGCAGTTCCTCGTCGCCCAGATCGATATCATGGACTTCGTGACGTTCTTCGACCGCCGGACTCATTGCGAATTCTCCGACGCGGTCGCGGATCGAGCCGACCCGGCCGAGGCAACGGCGCGTTGCTTCGCAAGATGAGCGATCGACTTGGCTGGCGCCGCTTGACCAGTGCGCCAGCGTTCGAACTCGTGCGGCTCCATTGCCACCATGAAGATCGCCATATGCGCATGCTGCTGACCGCAGAATTCGGCACATTGGCCGCGATATATGCCTGGCTTATCCGCTTCGATCCTGAGTTCGTTGCTTTTGCCAGGAATGAGATCGAGCTTGCCGGCGAGGCTTGGTATCCAGAAAGAGTGGATGACATCCGCGGTGGCGAGTTTGATGTCGACGGGGGCGCCAACCGGAATACGAATCTCGTTTGCCGTCTCGAAGCCATCCTTTCCTTCGTAGCGGACCTGCCACCACCATTGATGCCCTATGACGGAGATTGTCAGCGCCGCCCCTGCCCCGCTCCTGAAAACCGCCTTTTGTCCGCCGAAACTGAGCACGGTCAGCCCTGCGAGAATGATGGTGCTCAACGCCAGCATCGCAGCGAAGGCGACCTGCATTTGTGGTTTTACTGCTGGACGGGTCTCAGCGGGCCCGCCGCGACCGCCGCGCCTGTGTACCAGCGCGAGGAGCAGCCCCGCCATGGTGAAGAGCCAGACAGCACCGAGTACTGCCGTGAACGTCCAGAACAGAGCGGCCAGATCGTCGGCCTGCTCGCCGTGGGGATCGAGGGCCGACTGCACGCCGGTACAGCCCGAGGCGAGAGCGAAGCTGCAAATGGCACCCAGGCTGCCCAGCGGCATCGCATCGCCTTTGGGTGCTTTCGGACACAAATGAAAAAAGCGGCCCGGAACTCTGCGATGCCCTTCCGTGTTTTTGGCTTCATAGAGTGCCGAGGAAGCCGAGCGGTGAGTCTGAAACGCGATACCAGGATTTTCCGCGAACCCGGGTTTTACGTTGCGACGTTCCTCGCATTCTGCCTTGTCGGTGGCGTTCTTCTGTTTTGCGGCATCTACGCGCCATAAGTTCAGCAGATGCCGGGGGCCATCGCCCACCCCGGAATTCCGCGTCTCATGAGCGTGCCAGAAATCCATTCAGCGTGGTTCACCCGGAGAAGATGCATCAGTCGGCTATCAATCCGAATGAGCCGGCTGGGCGCTGTTTGAACTGGCAGAAGATAATAAAGTTCCTTGAGCTGACCTCTACCTGCCTGCGAAGATCGTCCTTCCATGGCTTAGCAAGGGTCCCGGTGTGGTCATTGAAGACCCCGAGATCGATTGGAGAAATAGGCCGTTACCGCGCGTATATCGTCGTCCGTGAGCCGTTGGGCCGCGGTCGCCATTATACGCCAGAATGGCGTGCCGCCTCGGCTCTCGGACCGGAACAGCTTCAGTTGCCGTTCGAGATATGGGGCATGCTGACCATCAAGGCGCGGATAGACCGGATTTTTGTCAGAGCCGATGTGACAGCCGGAACAGGCAGGTACGTTCCGCTCCGGAATTCCGGCTTTCGCGATTTGCCTCCCCTTGTCGATTAGTTCCGCCGGCGTCTGATCGCGGTCCCCTGAGATCGGTGGCTGCGCCGCAAAATGCCGGGCAAGCGCAGCCATCTCGGCAGAAGCGACGCCCGTCACCGGCAAAGCCATGAAGCCACTCGCGCGATCGCCTCTGGCAAAGGCCTCTAGGCTGCCGAGCAGGTAAGCTTCTTTCTGCCCGGCCAGCGCGGGCACGAGATCGCCCCTGCCCCCGGCGTCGTTTCCGTGGCAACGCGTGCAGTCGGCGAGGGCATCTGGAGTGGCAAGCGGCCGATCCTCGCCGATTGCGTCTCCAGCATCAAAGGCAAGCGCTCGAAATTCATTCGCATCAAGCTTCGGAAGTTCCCGTAGGAAGGCAACCATCGCCCAAACCTCATCGTCCCGGTCGCGGGCCGGCCAGGCGGGCATGCCGGTGAAACGTATTCCATGCTTGACGATCCGAAACAGCTGAGCGTCGGTCCAGTCGCCGACTGTCAGCGCAAGGTCCGGCGGTTGCGGAAGCATCCGCAGCACCGCCGGCGAGCGGAGCTCGCCAGGTGCGCCGTGGCAGATCGCGCAGGCTCGCGCAAAATGCCCAGCTGCCGCCGGGAGCCCCCGCCGGTCGAGAGTCTTCGGGGCATCCACCGCCAATGCATAGGTGCGCACGGCCGAGCGCATGGCGAGTTGAAGGAACCAGGCTGTCACTTTCCAATGGCCGCTGCTGGCACCGACGTTGAAAAAGCCGATCCACGCTCCAAGCAATATGACGACAGGCAGACCGATGGCGCCGAACACGACATGCTTCAGGCGGATCATTGTCGGCTGATCCTTCACCCGGTTAACGGCATCTTGACCGGAGGCAGCATTGGACGGCTTGGACCAGGAACGGGGTCGAGACCCGGACATCACTGCAAGGCCTTCAGATATCGCGCGATCGTCTGGATTTCGGTTTGCGGTAGCATATCGAATGCCGGCATTTTCACGCCTGGCTTCAACAGATCGGGTCGAGCGATGAATCTCGCGATGGCTTCATCGGTATTGGGCAGAACGCCGGCACCGATCGCCCTTCGCGATCCGAGGTGGGACAGGTCCGGGCCAATCGTCCCGTCAGCCTCGGTGCCTCTTATGGTGTGGCATGCGCCGCAACCGTTGCGCAGGAACAGAAATAACCCACCGGCGGGCGAGTCTTGAGATGCAGTGGGACCCTGAAGCTGGGGGGCAGTCAGAGCTATCGGCGCGATCGGAGGCGTGACGATCTGCGCCCGTTGATGGCCGAGTTCCTCGGCTGCGACCCAGCTGCCGCCCTTGGCAAGAAGCCAAAACGCGCAACCGGCCAGAAGGCCGATATTTGCGGACATGACAATCGCCCTCGCGCTTTAACTTCGCAGGATGGGCGAGGTTCCATTCCGGCATTCCAGATGCCGCTCCCCTTCTCAGGTTCGACATTAGCGCGCCATCGGAAGTGTTGACCGGCGACCAGCACAATTTTTCAGACGGCAAGGAACATTCCTGGCCGATCCTAGTTCGGCGGCGAGGAACTTACCTCCAACAGCAGAGGCGGCGGTTTCGTGACATCCAAAAAAGTTCGCATCGGCATCGTCGGCGTTGGCAATTGCGCATCCTCCCTTGTGCAAGGCCTCACCTACTATCGCCAGGCAAAAAGCAACGAGCCGATACCCGGGCTGATGCATGCCGATCTCGGCGGCTATCATGTCGAGGACATCGAGGTCGTCTGCGCCTTTGACATCGCAAAGAGCAAGGTAGGGCGCGATGTATCCGAAGCGATCTATAGCGCCCCGAACAACACCTTCCGGTTTGCCGATGTGGCTCCGATTGGCGTACGTGTGGAACGAGGCCCGACGCTCGACGGCATCGGCAAATATCTGCGCGATGAAATCGAGGAAGCTGATGAACCCGTCGCCGATGTGACCGCGAGCCTCCGAGAAAGCGGAACCGAGGTACTGGTTTCGTACCTGCCGGTCGGCTCTGAGGCGGCGACCTGTTTCTATGCCGAATGCGCGCTGGCAGCCGGTTGCGCTTTCATCAACTGTATACCGGTCTTCATCGCCTCGCGGCCCGAATGGCGGCGGCGTTTCGAGGAGCGTGGGCTCCCCCTCGTCGGCGACGACATCAAGAGCCAGGTAGGCGCCACCATTATTCACCGGCTGCTCGCCAATCTGTTCCGGGAGCGCGGGGTGCGTATCGACCGCACCTATCAGCTCAATTTCGGCGGCAACACAGATTTCCTCAATATGCTGGAGCGGGAGCGGCTGGAATCCAAGAAGATTTCCAAGACGCAATCGGTCACCAGCCAGATCGATGTTCCGCTCGAACCGGACAACATCCATGTCGGGCCTAGCGACCATGTACCTTGGCTCACCGATCGCAAATGGGCCTACATTCGCGTCGAAGGTACGACTTTTGGCGGTGTGCCACTGAATGCCGAGCTCAAGCTGGAAGTGTGGGACTCGCCTAACTCAGCAGGCGTGGTGATCGATGCCGTGCGCTGCGCCAAACTTGCCCTCGATCGCGGCATTGCGGGGGCGCTCACGGGGCCTTGCAGTTATTTCATGAAGTCGCCGCCGGAGCAGTTCACCGACGCCGAGGCCCGCCTGCGCACGCTCGCCTTCATCGCCGGCAGGGACGAGCCGATGCTCGATGCCGCCGAATGACCACGATCTTCTTTCTTATCCGGCATGCCGAGCACGATGATGTCGGCCGCTCCCTGCCCGGCCGCCTGCTCGATGTCAATCTCGGCCGCGCCGGTGAATCACAGGCGCTGCAACTCGCGGGCCGCATGGCGAAAGAGCCGCTCGCCGGGATCTTGAGCAGCCCACGCAAGCGCACCTTGGAAACCGCGAAACCTATCGCGGTCGCGTGTAGCATCGAGCAGATCTCGATCCGTCAGGAATTGGATGAGATCGACTACGGGGCGTGGTCCGGCAAAACGTTCGAAGAATTGAATGGCGATGCCGCCTGGCGAATGTGGAACGACCAACGGCAAAATGCGCGCACACCGAACGGCGAGACCATGCAGGATACGCAGCAGCGGGTCATCGGGCTGATGGATGCGCTTCGCCAACGAAACCCAAACCGATGCGTTGCACTGATCAGCCATGCGGACGTCATCAAGGCCGCGGTGTGCAAAGTCCTTGGTCTTCAGCTCGGCGACTGTTTCCGTTTCGACATTGAGCCTGCCTCGATCACCACCATTGTCCATGGCGACTGGGGTTCAAAGCTCATTCGCCTGAACGAAATCGCGTGACGGGGAGCTGTCCGGTGCGGATGGTGATCTTCGGCCTCACTGTCACCTCCTCCTGGGGAAACGGGCATGCCACGCTCTGGCGCGGGCTGATACGCGCATTGGCGCCACTCGGCTGGAGCATCGGCTTCTTCGAACACGACACGCCCTACTACGCCGGGGCAAGGGATCTCCATCAACTCGATGGCGGTGACGTCCTGCTCTATCCGTGCTGGAGTGACATTGCGCAGACCGCGGCCATCGCAGTCCGCGAAGCTGACGTTGTGATCGTTACCTCCTACTGCCCGGATGCCGTTGAAGCCTCACGCCTTGCGCAAGAGGGCTGCCGCGGGCTGAAAGTGTTCTACGATCTCGACACCGCTGTGACGCTGGCACGCATCGAACAAGGCGACCAGCCATCCTATTTCGGCTCCGAGGGCCTTCGCGGTTTCGACCTGGTACTGAGCTACACCGGTGGCCCGGCGCTCGATGCGCTTAAGATCATGCTGGGCGCGCGTCTCGTCGTGCCGCTCTACGGCCATGTCGACCCCGACCACCACCGGCCGGCACGGCCCAAGCCCGAGTTCGCCGGCGATCTGTCCTATCTCGGAACCTATGCCGAAGATCGTCAGGCGGGCGTCGAGACATTGCTGGTCGCGCCAGCTGCGCGGATGCCGGGTTGCCGCTTCGTAATCGGCGGCGCGCAATACCCGCAGGATTTCCCGTGGAGCGATAACATCTTCTTTGTCAGGCATCTGCCGCCTGCCGACCATCCGGCCTTCTTCTGCTCGTCACGGCTGACCCTGAACGTCACCCGCG
The window above is part of the Mesorhizobium sp. WSM4904 genome. Proteins encoded here:
- a CDS encoding histidine phosphatase family protein — encoded protein: MTTIFFLIRHAEHDDVGRSLPGRLLDVNLGRAGESQALQLAGRMAKEPLAGILSSPRKRTLETAKPIAVACSIEQISIRQELDEIDYGAWSGKTFEELNGDAAWRMWNDQRQNARTPNGETMQDTQQRVIGLMDALRQRNPNRCVALISHADVIKAAVCKVLGLQLGDCFRFDIEPASITTIVHGDWGSKLIRLNEIA
- a CDS encoding cytochrome c oxidase assembly protein, with translation MPLAPAVALAHGADQVPGGWSLSGITAIPLGLALLLYLGGMARLWQRAGVGRGVAWWQLACFATGWAALAAALVSPLHELGERLFTAHMIEHEVLMVAAAPPLVLSRPLGAMLWAFPHAMRRRLARGARWPVVRMAWRGLTEPASATILHGLAIWSWHIPVLFDAAIASEPVHWLQHFSFLASALLFWWALLNGRARRRGYGASVFYLFFTSTHSGLLGAILALSKNEMFVPRHSAAAQWSLTALEDQQLGGLIMWVGAAAFYLAAALILAAFWIETGPYTEKKAAGTPSSVQN
- the coxB gene encoding cytochrome c oxidase subunit II — protein: MDFWHAHETRNSGVGDGPRHLLNLWRVDAAKQKNATDKAECEERRNVKPGFAENPGIAFQTHRSASSALYEAKNTEGHRRVPGRFFHLCPKAPKGDAMPLGSLGAICSFALASGCTGVQSALDPHGEQADDLAALFWTFTAVLGAVWLFTMAGLLLALVHRRGGRGGPAETRPAVKPQMQVAFAAMLALSTIILAGLTVLSFGGQKAVFRSGAGAALTISVIGHQWWWQVRYEGKDGFETANEIRIPVGAPVDIKLATADVIHSFWIPSLAGKLDLIPGKSNELRIEADKPGIYRGQCAEFCGQQHAHMAIFMVAMEPHEFERWRTGQAAPAKSIAHLAKQRAVASAGSARSATASENSQ
- a CDS encoding c-type cytochrome, whose translation is MIRLKHVVFGAIGLPVVILLGAWIGFFNVGASSGHWKVTAWFLQLAMRSAVRTYALAVDAPKTLDRRGLPAAAGHFARACAICHGAPGELRSPAVLRMLPQPPDLALTVGDWTDAQLFRIVKHGIRFTGMPAWPARDRDDEVWAMVAFLRELPKLDANEFRALAFDAGDAIGEDRPLATPDALADCTRCHGNDAGGRGDLVPALAGQKEAYLLGSLEAFARGDRASGFMALPVTGVASAEMAALARHFAAQPPISGDRDQTPAELIDKGRQIAKAGIPERNVPACSGCHIGSDKNPVYPRLDGQHAPYLERQLKLFRSESRGGTPFWRIMATAAQRLTDDDIRAVTAYFSNRSRGLQ
- a CDS encoding DUF3309 family protein, which produces MGLSTILFIILILVLIGAIPAWPYSSGWGYGPSGLVGVILIVLVVLALMGRI
- a CDS encoding inositol-3-phosphate synthase encodes the protein MTSKKVRIGIVGVGNCASSLVQGLTYYRQAKSNEPIPGLMHADLGGYHVEDIEVVCAFDIAKSKVGRDVSEAIYSAPNNTFRFADVAPIGVRVERGPTLDGIGKYLRDEIEEADEPVADVTASLRESGTEVLVSYLPVGSEAATCFYAECALAAGCAFINCIPVFIASRPEWRRRFEERGLPLVGDDIKSQVGATIIHRLLANLFRERGVRIDRTYQLNFGGNTDFLNMLERERLESKKISKTQSVTSQIDVPLEPDNIHVGPSDHVPWLTDRKWAYIRVEGTTFGGVPLNAELKLEVWDSPNSAGVVIDAVRCAKLALDRGIAGALTGPCSYFMKSPPEQFTDAEARLRTLAFIAGRDEPMLDAAE
- a CDS encoding c-type cytochrome; translated protein: MSANIGLLAGCAFWLLAKGGSWVAAEELGHQRAQIVTPPIAPIALTAPQLQGPTASQDSPAGGLFLFLRNGCGACHTIRGTEADGTIGPDLSHLGSRRAIGAGVLPNTDEAIARFIARPDLLKPGVKMPAFDMLPQTEIQTIARYLKALQ
- a CDS encoding glycosyltransferase, which encodes MRMVIFGLTVTSSWGNGHATLWRGLIRALAPLGWSIGFFEHDTPYYAGARDLHQLDGGDVLLYPCWSDIAQTAAIAVREADVVIVTSYCPDAVEASRLAQEGCRGLKVFYDLDTAVTLARIEQGDQPSYFGSEGLRGFDLVLSYTGGPALDALKIMLGARLVVPLYGHVDPDHHRPARPKPEFAGDLSYLGTYAEDRQAGVETLLVAPAARMPGCRFVIGGAQYPQDFPWSDNIFFVRHLPPADHPAFFCSSRLTLNVTREAMARKGWCPSGRLFEAAACGAAIVSDDWPGIDSFFKPGSEIVLAHSTDDVVAALGLSDGELEALRRQARERVLDEHTSTRRAAELDRILNEAVRAQASESMKEAV
- a CDS encoding cytochrome c oxidase subunit 3, coding for MARSVIDVSGLPTYAFGSRVTPWWGTFSFCLLEGTGFALGIGGYLYLAVTNTHWAKDAVPLNLFWSGLFTLVLVLSALPNFLIKRAAMQESLRSVRLFLLVMSAVGLALVWLRIMEFSVLPVRWSDNAYGSFVWLLLGLHGVHVLTDVADTLVLTVLMFTRHGTGKRFSDAEDNAFYWYFVVLSWLPLYAVLYWLPRL
- the ctaD gene encoding cytochrome c oxidase subunit I — protein: MSPAVEERHEVHDIDLGDEELRARLNKTWGTPRGLVGILSTVDHKTIGIRYAVTAFAFLLAGGILAIVMRLQLARPDSHLVGAELYNQLFTMHGTTMMFLFGVPVGEAFAVYLVPLMVGTRNIAFPRLNAFSYYVYLFGGLMLWGGFALSIRPDVGWFSYVPLANLDFTPGKGPDYWAQMITFTEVAALAVSVEIVVTVLKQRAPGMTLDRIPLFVWTMLVHSFIIIFAMPAVMLASSMLIMDRLVSTQFFNADTGGDPLLWQHLFWFFGHPEVYIIFLPGTAFVSAIVATFSRRPVFGYLPMVLSLIAIGFLSFGLWVHHMFVTGLPEVGAAFFTASSMAIAIPNGVQIFCWIATLWDGKPVLKTPLIFVLGFFFIFVAGGLSGVMLASVPIDTQVHDTYFVVAHFHYVLIGGTVFPLVAAVYYWFPKVIGRLMDERLGKWQFALAFIGFNVAFFPMHLLGLRGMPRRVYTYPAELGWGGLNLLASAGALLFFASFLLMLWNMVVSARSGALAGDNPWGADTLEWATTSPPQPQNFDRIPAVASGCPLWDRDSDTSVVSGLKVDERELVVTSVTEANPDIREESPAPSIWPFLAAFATAVAFIGSIYTPWAITWGSPVVALVLVAWFWPKTTEENV
- a CDS encoding glycosyltransferase, coding for MTNPLDIVFLGLSLSSSWGNGHATTFRGLLRALNKLGHRIIFLERDVPWYAHHRDLRDPDFCDLRYYDTVDELRRNHQRELQLADVVAIGSFVPEGRAIIDDLASLCTGQLCFYDIDTPVTLAKVAEDNCDYLARRQIPYFDVYFSFTGGPTLDRLRLEFGARRAEPLYCSVDPERHHRTVSKIVWDLGYLGTYSADRQPMLETLLFEPARRLPERRFVVAGSQYPPEIAWPSNVERIEHLPPTDHAAFYSRQRYTLNLTRTSMIAAGWSPSVRLFEAAACRTPIISDRWPGLERFFPPSAIQTAASADDVKEILLGQSERARLNMARQACSLVLAGHTGDARAREFTSVLVEPRQTRPVLDLDVESAA